The following are encoded together in the Candidatus Methylomirabilis oxygeniifera genome:
- a CDS encoding membrane protein of unknown function (Evidence 5 : No homology to any previously reported sequences) has translation MHPSPLPSRIACDLSLILAVSLLVYAPSLYGYFLSDDFNVVTILSGDRNSVDWQNVLSDFYTVYRGDLSYSYYRPMVTLSGGIDISLWGVNPVGPHLTNMLLNAFNGLLVYGIAALRPIASPAIGLTAGLLFALHPLHPEAVYWLVGRTELIMAFFALLAILLYLAFSGLKQPLLYPGSLLAFVLALASKETAVIVPIVLTFHWVMVRYPNRDRSAPPTAMSLLPYYIVLGAYFILRKVLTGHLIGQYGPMDTNPSDPSLMPLGLVHLFLYQLLPGGSLLTSAGDPVIGIMARRAIGIFQWLSAAVVAVVAVTGSMRRQALYCLGLMIILALPVLSLLSARGAPDDFARLHYLSSAGFCLLLGVLLNQSRTRIRRIWTSAVVLSSVMLLSVNSLPWIQAGRINRTILAVIEQAANRSDVRAVLMIGNPDLHFGAQLFGQGSWALPIAAAAPFTRIPQEVRLLHHPGDPCPLLHAGALQDSDKTVILEWRHREQRIAPLTWDQIAAVCRSTALPTTSMPSAEGSLDRRPWRNNVRASDVPTQSG, from the coding sequence ATGCATCCATCCCCACTGCCTTCCAGAATCGCCTGCGATCTGTCGCTGATACTTGCGGTGAGTCTTCTCGTGTACGCCCCATCCCTGTACGGCTACTTCCTATCCGACGACTTCAACGTCGTCACCATCCTCAGCGGCGACAGGAATTCAGTCGACTGGCAGAACGTACTGTCCGACTTCTACACGGTCTATCGCGGCGACCTGAGCTACAGCTATTACCGTCCGATGGTAACGCTCTCCGGCGGGATCGATATAAGCCTTTGGGGAGTCAACCCGGTGGGTCCGCACCTGACCAACATGCTTTTGAACGCCTTCAACGGTCTCCTTGTGTACGGTATCGCTGCCCTGCGGCCCATTGCCTCACCGGCTATCGGATTGACGGCAGGCCTCTTGTTTGCGCTCCACCCCCTGCACCCTGAAGCCGTCTACTGGCTCGTCGGCCGTACAGAACTGATCATGGCCTTCTTTGCGCTCCTGGCGATCCTGCTGTATCTTGCCTTTTCCGGCCTCAAACAGCCGTTGCTCTATCCGGGATCGTTGCTTGCCTTCGTCCTTGCTCTTGCTTCAAAGGAAACTGCCGTCATCGTTCCTATTGTCCTGACCTTTCATTGGGTGATGGTTCGGTATCCGAACCGTGACCGATCCGCCCCTCCCACGGCCATGTCGCTGCTGCCGTATTATATCGTGCTGGGGGCCTACTTCATCCTTCGCAAGGTACTCACCGGGCATCTCATCGGTCAGTATGGCCCCATGGACACCAACCCCTCCGACCCCTCCCTGATGCCGCTCGGGCTCGTTCATCTGTTTCTCTATCAACTGTTGCCGGGGGGATCGCTGCTCACGTCTGCGGGTGATCCGGTGATCGGTATCATGGCAAGGCGAGCTATCGGCATCTTCCAGTGGCTCTCGGCCGCTGTGGTCGCGGTCGTTGCCGTCACGGGGAGCATGCGTCGACAGGCGCTCTATTGCCTCGGCCTGATGATCATCCTGGCGCTCCCGGTACTCAGCCTCCTGTCGGCAAGGGGCGCGCCGGATGATTTTGCCAGACTCCATTATCTATCATCGGCAGGGTTCTGCCTCCTTCTCGGTGTCCTTCTCAATCAGAGTCGAACACGCATCCGTCGTATATGGACATCGGCCGTCGTGCTGTCATCCGTTATGCTGTTATCCGTCAACAGCCTCCCATGGATCCAGGCAGGTCGGATCAACCGGACAATCCTTGCGGTGATCGAACAAGCCGCGAACAGATCCGACGTGCGCGCCGTCCTCATGATCGGTAATCCTGACCTCCACTTCGGCGCACAGCTCTTCGGGCAGGGGAGTTGGGCGCTGCCGATCGCTGCGGCAGCCCCGTTTACGCGCATTCCACAGGAGGTCCGTCTCCTGCATCACCCTGGGGACCCGTGTCCCCTCCTCCACGCCGGTGCGCTCCAGGACAGCGACAAGACCGTCATTCTCGAATGGCGCCATAGGGAGCAGCGCATTGCTCCGCTGACGTGGGATCAGATCGCAGCCGTCTGTCGGTCTACCGCTTTACCCACGACCAGTATGCCATCGGCCGAAGGGTCTTTGGATCGACGGCCCTGGCGAAATAACGTCCGGGCATCAGACGTTCCCACACAATCCGGTTAA
- a CDS encoding protein of unknown function (Evidence 5 : No homology to any previously reported sequences) → MGNDHIHRIDEMSNGLGEGVGMYLIGCGTTRKRGAGSPSIRGRMAAVLLFSLLVGLPAILAFGEGKSGIVDSAELIKFYEQLMASPAFDPKTPLGPGREERGRAEEELDAAKRAYAKARVKGNPEALAAARDVLRQKTDALQVLYGKTTQDLRDVAKYRSPDILVESLRSRIQEYGQAQGFDIITNQQTGKPMFLREGFSGAPDNPVDVTGEMIEWIRQQEAASQSGRTTSP, encoded by the coding sequence ATGGGGAATGACCACATACACCGGATAGACGAAATGTCGAACGGCTTGGGCGAGGGGGTTGGAATGTATCTGATCGGTTGCGGTACAACGCGAAAGCGGGGAGCAGGATCCCCGAGTATCCGGGGGAGGATGGCTGCCGTTTTGCTGTTCAGCCTGCTTGTCGGCCTGCCGGCGATATTGGCGTTCGGGGAGGGGAAGTCCGGGATTGTGGACAGTGCGGAACTGATCAAGTTCTATGAACAACTGATGGCCAGTCCGGCCTTTGATCCGAAGACGCCGTTAGGGCCGGGGCGGGAGGAACGGGGGCGGGCGGAGGAAGAGCTTGATGCCGCCAAGCGCGCCTATGCCAAAGCCAGGGTGAAAGGCAATCCGGAGGCCCTGGCCGCCGCTCGAGACGTACTGCGCCAGAAGACAGACGCCTTACAGGTTCTGTACGGCAAGACCACTCAGGACCTCAGAGATGTTGCGAAGTACCGTTCGCCTGATATTCTGGTCGAATCGCTGCGCAGCCGTATTCAGGAGTATGGCCAGGCGCAAGGGTTTGACATCATTACGAATCAACAGACCGGCAAACCGATGTTCCTCCGAGAGGGCTTTTCCGGCGCCCCGGACAATCCGGTTGACGTCACGGGGGAAATGATCGAATGGATCAGACAGCAGGAGGCGGCGAGTCAATCCGGCCGTACAACCAGTCCCTGA
- a CDS encoding exported protein of unknown function (Evidence 5 : No homology to any previously reported sequences) produces MGRRRRAAWAAPLLMIVWVLSVCLHQPAQALAATNSELIPGSRIVFPYYDLREGISTFLSLTNVGLGSATLHLEFYDASCLRRDSSLDLSAGDADLLDIGAILQPQADGLFRQGFVDVVTFAGDALLGTAIIVNGPEDWGIVYHGASARRLSGGPLPFEPYPSRLFLPAFLTQGSVGDGRLSDGLLVVAAPHPTQPGGELPDLSLQSTIRVFLDQEPAFQLTTIGEKAEEGLPTATSTGHQLLLPIGQAAGTFPTPRFGWLSVTNQAVDEVGTPIGMVGLYIQTIAGDGSGMGMAIRLWADPASGP; encoded by the coding sequence ATGGGCAGGCGCAGACGGGCGGCATGGGCCGCGCCTCTTCTCATGATCGTGTGGGTGTTGTCCGTCTGCCTTCATCAGCCTGCCCAGGCTCTGGCCGCGACGAACAGCGAGCTGATCCCTGGATCGAGGATTGTCTTCCCATACTACGATCTCCGCGAAGGCATCTCGACTTTTCTGAGCTTGACGAATGTCGGTCTCGGTTCGGCGACCCTTCACCTGGAATTCTACGATGCGAGCTGTCTGCGGCGAGACAGCAGCCTGGACCTCTCGGCAGGCGATGCCGACCTGCTGGATATCGGTGCCATCCTGCAGCCTCAGGCAGACGGGCTGTTCCGGCAAGGGTTTGTGGACGTGGTGACCTTTGCGGGGGATGCCCTGCTCGGAACGGCGATCATCGTGAATGGGCCGGAGGATTGGGGGATCGTCTATCATGGCGCCTCAGCCAGGCGGTTGTCGGGTGGTCCTCTCCCATTTGAGCCCTACCCATCACGACTGTTTCTGCCGGCCTTCCTTACTCAGGGGAGCGTGGGTGACGGGAGGCTGAGCGATGGGCTGCTGGTAGTGGCCGCGCCTCACCCGACCCAGCCAGGCGGTGAACTGCCCGATCTGTCATTACAGTCGACAATCCGAGTCTTTCTCGATCAGGAACCGGCGTTTCAGTTGACGACGATTGGTGAGAAAGCGGAGGAGGGGCTGCCGACGGCGACCTCGACCGGCCATCAGCTTCTTCTTCCCATCGGTCAGGCCGCGGGGACATTTCCTACGCCGAGGTTCGGCTGGCTCTCGGTGACCAATCAGGCTGTCGATGAGGTCGGCACACCGATCGGCATGGTGGGTCTGTACATCCAGACGATTGCCGGAGATGGGTCCGGCATGGGCATGGCGATCCGCCTCTGGGCCGATCCGGCATCCGGGCCGTAG
- a CDS encoding exported protein of unknown function (Evidence 5 : No homology to any previously reported sequences) encodes MGSRRFDRARIWGTLSLVALTGCAGIGHAPGPAANAAYLATIAERQVSGNTGTVVGRLYLAQPAIPTPLTGWTVTLLPLSPTQESALNQARSPYLDGGREPLSPERFDAARSFLNRLQAAAGGDQHGPSLVRSATTNHVDAGFTFQDVPDGRWILLAELPGKVSTLLWASPITVMATKTTVVILNDSAIWLEGLKPPAE; translated from the coding sequence ATGGGCAGTAGGAGGTTTGATCGGGCACGTATATGGGGAACGCTGTCTCTTGTCGCACTCACGGGCTGCGCCGGTATCGGTCATGCTCCCGGGCCCGCTGCGAACGCCGCCTATCTTGCCACCATAGCAGAACGCCAGGTCTCCGGCAACACAGGGACAGTTGTTGGTCGCCTCTACCTCGCCCAGCCTGCAATCCCCACACCATTGACGGGCTGGACGGTGACCCTCCTGCCGCTTTCCCCCACGCAGGAATCTGCGCTGAATCAGGCCCGCTCCCCGTATCTCGACGGAGGCCGCGAACCCCTCTCGCCTGAGCGATTTGACGCAGCACGCAGCTTCCTGAATCGCCTTCAGGCTGCCGCGGGGGGGGATCAGCACGGCCCCAGTCTTGTTCGATCAGCCACCACCAATCATGTCGACGCCGGATTTACATTCCAGGATGTCCCGGATGGCCGCTGGATCCTCCTTGCCGAGCTGCCCGGAAAGGTCTCCACACTGCTCTGGGCCTCTCCGATAACAGTGATGGCAACCAAGACAACCGTCGTCATACTGAACGATTCGGCAATCTGGCTGGAAGGGCTCAAACCACCGGCTGAGTGA
- a CDS encoding protein of unknown function (Evidence 5 : No homology to any previously reported sequences) — MNPLGVHYKIPLFQRGKRLVPLFGKEGLGEIFHP; from the coding sequence TTGAATCCACTGGGGGTTCATTATAAAATCCCCCTTTTTCAAAGGGGGAAACGGTTAGTCCCCCTCTTTGGAAAAGAGGGGTTAGGGGAGATTTTCCACCCGTAA
- a CDS encoding protein of unknown function (Evidence 5 : No homology to any previously reported sequences), translating into MHFYFFSPFRKGGYKGVFLPMAPLVKGVSPCPALKTRPLPTLIPEDPFFLDQSEIFLHRQNERFRDGMYNS; encoded by the coding sequence TTGCACTTCTACTTCTTTTCCCCCTTTCGTAAAGGGGGATACAAGGGGGTTTTTCTCCCCATGGCCCCTTTGGTAAAGGGGGTGTCCCCGTGTCCAGCGCTGAAGACTCGGCCCCTGCCCACGCTAATTCCGGAAGATCCATTTTTTCTTGACCAAAGCGAGATCTTTCTACATCGCCAAAATGAGCGCTTTCGTGATGGCATGTATAACTCATAA
- a CDS encoding putative DNA polymerase, beta-like region (Evidence 3 : Function proposed based on presence of conserved amino acid motif, structural feature or limited homology): MSPPHTDVDPVLHTFASTLRARLGNHIRHIVLFGSRARGEAREDSDYDVLVIVDQRSPDVRSIILEIEADLMDRYGALVASILRTDAEWRVAQGLPLARNIALEGVPL; encoded by the coding sequence ATGTCACCTCCCCATACGGACGTTGACCCTGTCCTTCACACGTTTGCGTCGACATTACGCGCGCGACTCGGGAACCACATCCGGCACATCGTACTGTTCGGCTCACGAGCCAGAGGTGAGGCCCGCGAGGACTCCGACTACGACGTACTGGTCATCGTGGATCAACGCAGTCCGGATGTTCGCTCGATCATCCTTGAGATTGAAGCCGACCTGATGGACCGCTACGGCGCGTTGGTCGCCAGCATTCTTCGCACCGACGCTGAGTGGCGCGTCGCCCAAGGCTTGCCACTGGCACGCAATATCGCCCTCGAAGGAGTGCCCTTGTGA
- a CDS encoding protein of unknown function (Evidence 5 : No homology to any previously reported sequences): MEKGGRGGFLFAKGGDKVRGGDFRFLPACAYLCADGFTHAYSGRTSHGKGTAQPSVRPELVEGCSAHGSTGSP, encoded by the coding sequence TTGGAAAAGGGGGGCAGAGGGGGGTTTCTTTTTGCCAAAGGGGGAGACAAGGTCAGGGGAGGTGACTTCCGATTCCTCCCTGCCTGTGCGTATCTGTGCGCAGACGGGTTTACCCACGCTTATTCCGGAAGAACCAGTCATGGAAAAGGAACTGCACAACCGTCCGTTCGGCCTGAGCTTGTCGAAGGCTGCTCCGCGCATGGTTCGACAGGCTCACCATGA
- a CDS encoding exported protein of unknown function (Evidence 5 : No homology to any previously reported sequences), producing the protein MKQSRIRGILAGAAAVALIGGTVAPALANTELVPASRLVAPFLDISSGRDTFYMLVNVSQNVNLNKVAYPISGTVDLGPWGVHLEHYGQSCDRVDESTGLTPGDIDQFDLLVNSVARTTTGSGQALGAVTPSATQSGVAGRGWTDIDIRYGSGTLTGSTSIQANVLLGTAIISDFGSDFAFAYPMASMIGTSTSGGNPGFIGGKIVQRNATGTATAWFGRYEPLPHRVFVPIYFADGTESGSGETFNSFLVVAGPPDGNWDRSDDGEAPGQSTGKGLAGPPNLTLNLIVWDGCEQNTSFNYSSHFLNNTYAALFGTTTNRSTWKTAVPTSCPAAFASRDELSGQALGWIDIINSAKACDNTANGTAGCPVGTGTGAGTGTGQARGMAGINVSNVVSSSVNLGDVTRLWGDASPWGVSPASGDTATCYNGVACRYSLVDLVRHVDIDQTGTLTSSNSISEQ; encoded by the coding sequence ATGAAGCAATCTAGAATTCGTGGAATCCTCGCAGGGGCTGCCGCGGTCGCGTTGATCGGCGGTACGGTTGCCCCCGCCCTGGCGAACACCGAACTGGTGCCTGCCAGCCGCCTGGTTGCCCCGTTTCTCGACATCAGCTCCGGTCGTGACACCTTTTATATGCTGGTGAACGTCAGCCAGAACGTGAACCTCAATAAGGTCGCCTATCCCATCTCCGGTACCGTAGATCTCGGTCCGTGGGGCGTCCACCTCGAGCACTATGGTCAGAGCTGCGACAGGGTTGACGAGAGCACGGGCCTGACCCCCGGCGACATCGATCAGTTCGACCTCCTGGTGAACTCCGTAGCCCGCACGACGACCGGTTCCGGACAGGCACTCGGAGCGGTGACCCCCAGCGCCACCCAGAGCGGCGTGGCCGGTCGCGGCTGGACCGATATCGATATCCGGTACGGGTCCGGGACCCTCACCGGCAGCACCAGCATCCAGGCGAACGTCCTGCTTGGAACGGCGATCATCTCCGATTTCGGGTCTGACTTCGCCTTCGCCTATCCGATGGCGTCGATGATTGGTACATCTACCAGTGGCGGTAACCCCGGCTTCATCGGCGGCAAGATTGTGCAGCGGAATGCAACGGGCACCGCAACGGCCTGGTTCGGCCGCTATGAGCCGCTGCCCCACCGAGTTTTCGTGCCGATCTACTTCGCTGACGGAACCGAGAGCGGCAGCGGCGAGACCTTCAACTCATTCCTGGTTGTGGCCGGACCGCCGGATGGCAACTGGGATCGTTCTGATGACGGTGAAGCTCCAGGACAGTCAACCGGTAAGGGCCTTGCCGGCCCACCGAACCTGACGCTGAACCTGATCGTCTGGGACGGCTGCGAGCAGAACACCTCATTCAACTACAGCTCACACTTCCTGAACAACACCTATGCTGCCCTGTTTGGGACGACCACCAACAGGAGCACCTGGAAGACGGCCGTGCCGACCAGTTGTCCGGCCGCTTTCGCCAGCCGCGACGAGCTGTCCGGTCAGGCGCTGGGCTGGATCGATATCATCAACTCGGCCAAGGCCTGTGACAATACGGCTAACGGCACGGCTGGTTGTCCCGTCGGCACCGGCACCGGCGCCGGCACGGGTACCGGCCAGGCGCGCGGTATGGCCGGCATCAACGTCAGCAACGTGGTCAGCTCTTCAGTGAACCTGGGTGACGTGACGCGGCTGTGGGGTGATGCGTCACCGTGGGGCGTCTCCCCGGCTTCAGGCGATACTGCCACCTGCTACAATGGTGTCGCCTGCCGCTACTCGCTGGTCGACCTGGTCAGACACGTCGATATCGACCAGACCGGTACGCTTACCAGCTCTAACTCCATCAGCGAGCAATAG
- a CDS encoding protein of unknown function (Evidence 5 : No homology to any previously reported sequences) yields MDRLSRGSRPRCIHTPSYRLGFIPCSSSCRIVTPAHAGVQCQDQWKLELIEKTNPQWRDLYAELL; encoded by the coding sequence ATGGACAGGCTTTCGAGAGGGAGCCGCCCCCGGTGTATCCACACCCCAAGCTACCGCCTTGGGTTCATTCCCTGCAGTTCGTCATGCCGGATCGTTACCCCGGCGCACGCCGGGGTCCAGTGTCAGGATCAATGGAAGCTCGAATTGATCGAGAAGACGAATCCACAGTGGCGGGACCTATATGCGGAACTCTTGTAA
- a CDS encoding protein of unknown function (Evidence 5 : No homology to any previously reported sequences), whose product MGSLTVVIRQGADGRFAQVCRDSLVNCTPELEQIIEMPDDTRPGGVWTRISTPFVAFIDETVAVCPGWAGRMIASLIRSGAAAIGPLTNGADGAQHQAGDYQDISGFLDFADRIAQDRAGRTQSVEALDPCCVLYSRDRLTGIGLDAAPNDLPAFVHDAGLCLAVALDTYVHSFASYYAQARPEVVAMIPATASRILDVGCGTGTLGGRLKTERRIEVIGVEMDPTAAEAAGRVLDRVHRADVETLVLPYPAGSFDAIIMADILEHLRDPWGLLARLSPLLSSEGRLIASLPNVRHWSVVRGLLEGEWTYLPAGILDRTHLRFFTRRSGQALIESAGLCVIGTEPIRSAGPPDLAALVEACRGLLLDVSTLVDEASVAQYLYLAAPR is encoded by the coding sequence ATGGGCAGCCTGACCGTCGTGATTCGTCAGGGAGCGGATGGCCGCTTCGCGCAGGTCTGTCGGGACAGCCTGGTCAACTGTACCCCGGAGCTGGAACAGATCATCGAGATGCCGGACGACACCCGCCCTGGTGGTGTCTGGACCCGGATCAGCACCCCGTTTGTGGCATTTATTGACGAGACCGTTGCGGTGTGTCCGGGGTGGGCCGGACGTATGATAGCGAGCCTGATCCGATCGGGGGCGGCGGCGATCGGCCCCCTGACCAATGGCGCCGACGGGGCGCAACACCAGGCAGGCGACTATCAGGACATCTCCGGGTTTTTGGACTTCGCCGACCGGATCGCTCAAGACCGGGCCGGCCGGACCCAGTCGGTTGAGGCTCTGGATCCCTGTTGTGTTCTCTATTCCCGCGACAGGCTTACCGGGATCGGGTTAGATGCTGCGCCCAATGACCTGCCGGCATTTGTGCATGATGCCGGCCTCTGCCTGGCGGTTGCCTTGGACACCTACGTTCACTCCTTCGCCTCCTACTATGCCCAGGCCCGTCCGGAGGTGGTTGCCATGATTCCGGCGACTGCGTCCCGCATTCTGGATGTCGGCTGCGGAACAGGGACGCTTGGAGGCCGACTGAAGACGGAGCGCCGGATTGAGGTTATCGGTGTCGAGATGGATCCGACAGCGGCGGAGGCGGCCGGCCGTGTGCTGGATCGAGTGCATCGTGCCGACGTAGAGACGCTGGTATTGCCGTATCCTGCAGGGAGCTTCGACGCGATCATCATGGCGGACATCCTGGAGCACCTGCGTGATCCATGGGGCCTGCTTGCGAGACTTTCGCCGCTTCTGTCATCCGAGGGCCGCCTGATTGCCAGTCTGCCCAATGTCCGGCACTGGTCGGTGGTGCGGGGGCTCCTGGAGGGCGAGTGGACCTATCTGCCTGCCGGTATTCTGGATCGCACACATCTACGCTTCTTCACCAGGAGGAGCGGCCAGGCCCTTATCGAGTCGGCCGGGTTATGTGTGATCGGGACTGAACCGATCCGGTCGGCCGGGCCGCCGGATCTTGCGGCATTGGTCGAGGCCTGCCGGGGCCTTTTACTCGACGTCTCCACCCTCGTCGATGAGGCGAGCGTCGCACAGTATCTCTACCTGGCGGCGCCAAGATAG
- a CDS encoding conserved protein of unknown function (Evidence 4 : Homologs of previously reported genes of unknown function) — protein sequence MTTNTPAILLAHAEEKLRAATLLLHGRAWGDASSRAYYAAFHAISAALLSQDETYSSHAQVLGRFNKAFVHQGLFPREFTILLTRLYENRQAGDYEAMLSITEEDARRDVADAQRILEAVRRFLSS from the coding sequence GTGACCACCAACACTCCGGCCATCCTGCTTGCCCACGCCGAAGAGAAACTACGGGCAGCCACATTACTCCTGCATGGCCGCGCATGGGGAGATGCCTCATCCAGAGCCTATTACGCGGCGTTCCACGCGATCAGCGCGGCCCTATTATCACAAGACGAGACCTATTCTAGCCACGCCCAAGTACTGGGCCGATTCAATAAAGCGTTCGTCCACCAAGGGCTGTTCCCACGCGAGTTCACCATCCTACTTACCAGGCTCTACGAAAATCGGCAAGCTGGGGACTATGAGGCCATGCTCAGCATCACAGAAGAGGACGCGAGGCGGGACGTCGCGGATGCTCAGCGCATTCTGGAAGCCGTGCGGCGATTCCTGTCATCGTAA
- a CDS encoding putative Glycosyl transferase family 2 (Evidence 3 : Function proposed based on presence of conserved amino acid motif, structural feature or limited homology) codes for MIDVDPVDLSVLIVNYNVGRFVLDAIGSVAAQRFVGPEGRPGRLEMLVIDNASHPADAAILDRLPASVTVIKNSTNLGFAAANNQGIVRAQGRYLCFLNPDTRLREGSLQAMLQYLYEHPGVGMVGPMIWADDEGVLRLPPGDPPSLLFLLSRAMGGVSPRFSLWRQRRWLRSAVRFWRAEAPMDTTMLSGACLMASRHVIEHVGRFDSGFFLYYEDSDLCRRIRGQGYRLVVVPAAQVVHYYNQSAKTDPAGAWCHAMASELRFVRIHYGRTGALIYRIAQDIGRRSGRGRQPVNRPDVIDLGALERPPRLSVPGAVVPERELLWQVGPDSGFAPSAGALRVGNGFDFNRIVWERLMPGRYFARAVDPKTLRPMAYWSWVKR; via the coding sequence GTGATCGACGTCGATCCGGTTGATCTGTCCGTCCTGATCGTCAACTATAATGTGGGCCGATTCGTCCTGGATGCGATAGGTTCGGTCGCGGCACAGCGGTTTGTTGGGCCTGAAGGGCGTCCCGGTCGTCTTGAGATGCTGGTCATCGATAATGCGTCACATCCCGCCGATGCAGCCATACTGGATCGCCTGCCCGCCTCCGTCACCGTCATAAAGAACTCAACGAATCTTGGATTCGCGGCTGCCAACAATCAGGGGATTGTACGGGCGCAGGGCCGATACCTCTGTTTCTTGAATCCCGATACGAGGCTTCGAGAGGGATCGCTCCAGGCGATGCTTCAGTATCTGTATGAGCACCCCGGGGTTGGAATGGTAGGGCCCATGATCTGGGCCGACGATGAGGGGGTGCTGCGTCTGCCGCCCGGTGATCCGCCCTCTCTGTTGTTTCTGTTGAGCCGGGCTATGGGCGGGGTCTCTCCGAGGTTCAGTCTGTGGCGGCAAAGGCGGTGGCTCCGATCTGCTGTTCGGTTCTGGCGGGCTGAGGCTCCGATGGACACTACCATGCTCTCCGGCGCCTGCCTGATGGCATCGCGGCATGTTATCGAGCATGTCGGCCGGTTCGATTCCGGCTTCTTCCTGTACTATGAGGACTCCGATCTGTGTCGTCGCATTCGTGGGCAAGGTTATCGCCTGGTGGTCGTGCCTGCCGCTCAGGTCGTCCATTATTATAATCAGAGCGCAAAGACGGACCCGGCAGGAGCCTGGTGTCACGCCATGGCCTCCGAGCTTCGCTTTGTCAGGATCCATTACGGTCGCACCGGTGCCCTGATATACCGGATCGCTCAAGACATAGGTAGGCGTTCAGGACGGGGTCGACAGCCGGTGAACAGGCCGGACGTGATAGATCTCGGCGCGCTGGAGCGGCCACCCCGATTGAGCGTCCCAGGCGCTGTCGTGCCCGAGAGGGAGCTGCTATGGCAGGTTGGTCCGGATTCCGGATTTGCGCCCTCGGCCGGAGCCCTGCGTGTCGGGAACGGATTCGACTTTAACCGGATTGTGTGGGAACGTCTGATGCCCGGACGTTATTTCGCCAGGGCCGTCGATCCAAAGACCCTTCGGCCGATGGCATACTGGTCGTGGGTAAAGCGGTAG
- a CDS encoding protein of unknown function (Evidence 5 : No homology to any previously reported sequences) yields the protein MSIGGIVRSHKASNCLWLEALCACGRYFFGSSGISVGEPVCVQIRTPFLLFAKHKPP from the coding sequence GTGTCGATAGGGGGCATAGTAAGATCACACAAGGCTTCTAACTGTCTATGGTTAGAAGCCTTGTGTGCTTGCGGAAGATATTTTTTCGGTTCTTCCGGAATTAGCGTGGGTGAACCTGTCTGCGTACAGATACGCACACCCTTTCTCCTCTTTGCCAAACATAAACCCCCCTAA
- a CDS encoding protein of unknown function (Evidence 5 : No homology to any previously reported sequences) gives MWIHRGRLPLESLSIPRLYVGVDRQYHLVNRTRTRDKRNVALTAVGSHPCSMPACHATPRPPSRNHIASAWHLWYT, from the coding sequence GTGTGGATACACCGGGGGCGGCTCCCTCTCGAAAGCCTGTCCATCCCGCGGCTGTATGTCGGAGTGGACCGGCAGTATCACCTCGTCAACCGGACGCGGACCCGCGATAAACGCAACGTCGCCCTCACAGCGGTCGGCAGCCACCCCTGCTCCATGCCGGCGTGCCACGCGACCCCGCGTCCGCCCTCCAGAAATCACATCGCCTCCGCATGGCACTTGTGGTATACATAG